From the Dendrosporobacter quercicolus genome, the window TATTGCAGCTTTGGCAGAGTAAAATTTGTACAGAAGGCAGTTGCAGCTTCCGGGTTATTTAGTGAATTTTTTGTCTGTTTTAAGCGATTAAAGTCAATAAACCGCATTGCTATTTCAGCAGATCGTTGTATAATGATAGATACGGCTATTTTGTTGGAGGCGTTTTTTTGGTGGATTGGCGTAAAAACCTGTGGGCGCTTGCCTTCGGGGTAATGATATCAAGTTCAAGTTATACGATGGTTATACCATTCTTACCGGTTTTTCTTTTAGAGCTCGGGGTGACTTCCGGGCAGGTGAACCTATGGTCAGGCGTGCTTTTTGCGGCTTCTTTTTTTGTTTCGGCGCTTATGGCTCCGTATTGGGGCCGGTGCGCCGACCGGACAGGACGCCGGCGAATGGTGATGCGGGCCGGGTTCAGCCTGGCGGCGGTTTATTTATTGGGAGCGCTGGTCAGAAATCCGGTGGAATTACTGATGGTGAGGATTTTACAGGGGTTTGCCAGCGGTTTTGTTCCGGCGTCGATGGCTATTGTGGCCTCCTCGGCTCCCAAAAGCGAACTTGGCTCCAGCTTGGGTTTTATGCAAACGGCTTTGCTGCTTGGCGGCATCATGGGGCCGCTGGCCGGAGGCGTCCTTTCGCATTTATTCGGACTGCGCTTATCTTTTGTTGTTTCAGCGGTTATTATATTTGCGGGAACACTCCTGGTACGAATGCTGGTGAAGGAGCCGCCTGAATTTCAGACGGTTTGTGAAAACAGCATCATCGAAGATTTTAAACTGGCGTTACGT encodes:
- a CDS encoding MFS transporter; the encoded protein is MDWRKNLWALAFGVMISSSSYTMVIPFLPVFLLELGVTSGQVNLWSGVLFAASFFVSALMAPYWGRCADRTGRRRMVMRAGFSLAAVYLLGALVRNPVELLMVRILQGFASGFVPASMAIVASSAPKSELGSSLGFMQTALLLGGIMGPLAGGVLSHLFGLRLSFVVSAVIIFAGTLLVRMLVKEPPEFQTVCENSIIEDFKLALRNRRLAKALLLLLIVQVATMILQPLLTLYVAELQGNRAGAVLASGVVYSLSGVAGAIAAPFWGRLGQRQGFLKILIIGFSGAGLFVIGQFLVTDIYGFGLLQFMFGLCIVGVYPAINTIAVSASEPEFQGRTFGLTTTANQLGAMAGPLLGGVVSSWLGIRPVFLLSGGLLVIMGLLVYLDSVQHKFSGQQAEKACR